The Candidatus Poribacteria bacterium sequence AAACACACGCAACAAACGACTCGCGGATTACTACGTCCAACTTCTAACAGAACGACGCAGTGCCGCCGAAATCCGCTTATGGGGAATCGGCGAAACCCTGCTCCAACGCTGGCGGACGATCCTCGCACAATATCTTCGGGAACGTCTGCATATCTCATTTCAAAATGCCTCCCAAGGTATTTTCCAAGTGTTTATTTTCGTAGCCATCAGCGCTGGGGCATTACTGGTTACATCGCTTTCACAGGGAAGGGTCGAAGCCGGACTCGCCGCTTTGGTGTTGGAGGCACTCCGGAATATCACTGCAGGTATGAACTCTATGCAGTATTTCGTCATCGGTTTTGTCCAACACGCTGGCTACGGAGAGGACCTTCGCCGTCTGTTAGAAAAGGAAGAGGAGGAAGTCGCTCCCGAAACACAAACGCCTTCTCCGCACCCGATGCGTGAAGGTATCCGCTTGCATGACGTCGCGTATCGTTACCCGGGTGCAAACACAGATGCGCTCTCTGACATTAACATTCATATTCGTCCGGGCGAAATTCTCGCTATCGTCGGTGAAAACGGTGCCGGAAAGACGACGTTGGCACACATCTTAGCAGGCTTGCGTTCTCCGACAGCAGGACACGTCACAATAGACGGTATTGATACCGCCACAATCTCATCCG is a genomic window containing:
- a CDS encoding ABC transporter ATP-binding protein, which encodes MWDKVKLTRPSFRDLLWLFARVLKASPFIAAVWITLVLINAGAAAAQLLVLRETVNTLVDADLMSSAVPWLVALCCLFFVEQAVSTFLPLLREQLRIRAGFALQRDALQKTGKLPLEAFDDEESHNLINRVVTGGDSSVVQLMQNGLNFIEYVPVLLTSAVVLGLISIWIPLIIIGGAILLRVFEIRMGSRVRHFEVENTRNKRLADYYVQLLTERRSAAEIRLWGIGETLLQRWRTILAQYLRERLHISFQNASQGIFQVFIFVAISAGALLVTSLSQGRVEAGLAALVLEALRNITAGMNSMQYFVIGFVQHAGYGEDLRRLLEKEEEEVAPETQTPSPHPMREGIRLHDVAYRYPGANTDALSDINIHIRPGEILAIVGENGAGKTTLAHILAGLRSPTAGHVTIDGIDTATISS